DNA from Cupriavidus necator N-1:
GCCCTGAGCTGTAGACCAGCGACCCGGCCGCAGCCGAGCCGCTCTTGATGCTGCCCGGCACCTCGCCGAAGGTGTAGGCCGCCGCCACCTGCAGGCCGTTGAAGCTCTTGATGTACTTGACGGTGTTGTCATAGCGCAGCCCGGTGTAGTTGCCGCCCTGATACCCGACGATGGAGTTGTTGGCGAAGGCCATGGCCTCGTAGGACGACAGCACCTCATGGGCCAGCGTGTACTGCCGGCCGATCGCCAGCTTGCCGTAGCCGCCGTCGAGCCCGATCACCGCGGTGCGCCCGAACAGCCGCCCGCCCTGCTGGCTGGTGCCGGTGTCGGGCGCGAAGCCCGACTCCAGGATGAACCAGGCCTTGTTGCCTCCGCCGATATCCTCGGTGCCGCGCAGACCCCAGCGGCTGCCGGTGAGCACGCCATCGGTCATCTGCGTGCGGCCGTGGCCGGCCGCGTCTTCATGGGTGCTGTAGCGGATAGTCGTATCCAGCAGCCCGTAGAGCGTGACGCCACCGGAAGTCTGGGCGAGCGCTGGCAGGCTGCCCGCGCCCAACGCGAGCAGCGCAATCATTCGTTTTTGCATTGGAGCTTTGTCTCTGTGTTTTATTGGCGGCGGGGCGAACGCCCCGCCGGGTCAGGCAACATCGAAAGGCGTCAGGCAACTTCCGGCACCTTGCGCGGGGCGAGGAAGAACAGCCAGGTAAGCGCGATGAAGTAGGCGCAGGGGATCATCGTGAACAGCACCGCATAATTGTTGTGCGTCGATGTCAGTACGTAGCCGACCAGCTGCGTCATGAACATGCCGCCGATGGCGCCGATCATCCCGCCGAAGCCGAACACCGAGCTGACCACATGCTTGGGCGTGTAGTCCATCACCATGCTCCAGATGTTCGCCGTCCACGCCTGGTGCGCACCGATCGCGACCGAGATCGCGGCCACGGCCATCCACAGGCTGCTGGCGCCGGCGGCCATCACCACCGAGGTGATGCATGCGGCGAAGATCAGCATCGACAGCAGGCGCGCACGCACTGCCGGCATGCCGCGGCTGATCAGCCACGACGACAGCGCACCGCCGCCCACGCTGCCCACGTCGGCCGCCAGGTAGATCACAATCAGCGGCAGGCCCATTTGCGTGACGCTGATGCCGAGCTGGTACTGCTGGTTCAGGAACGGCGGCAGCCAGTACAGGTAGAACCAGAACACCGGCGCGGTGATGGCGTAGGCCAGGGCAAAGGCCCAGGTGCCGCGCATGCGCAGGATTTGCGAATAGCGGATGCGGTGCGGAGGCGGTTCGACGTCTTGCGTGATGTGGGCCAGTTCGGTGGCGCTGACGGTCGGGTGCTGTTCCGGGTTGTGGTAGCGGGCATACCAGAACGCCAGCCAGATCGCACCCAGCGAGGCGATGACGATAAAGGCCGCCTGCCAGCCCCAGGCCTGCAGGATCAGCGGCAGCATGATCGGCGTAAGCATGGCGCCGACATTGGTGCCGGCATTGAAGATGCCGGTGGCAATGGCGCGCTCGCTCGCCGGGAACCAGATACGCGTGGTCTTGACGCAGGCGGGATAGTTGGCCGCCTCCGACAAGCCAAGGAAGAAGCGGCAGATCATGAAGCCGACCGCGGACGCCGCAAAGGCATGGGCACCACACGCGATGCTCCACAACAGCACCGCCAGCGCAAACGCGCGCTTGACACCGACCATGTCGATGAACCGCCCCTGCAGCGCAAAGCCGATGGCGTAGCCCACCTGGAACCAGAAGTTGATATTGGCGTAGTCCTGCGCGGTCCAGGACATGGCCTTGGCCAGCACCGGCTGCAGCACGCCAAGGGCAGCGCGGTCGATGTAGTTCAGCGTGGTTGCAAAGAACACCAGCGCCAGCATGCCCCAGCGCACCTTGCCGAAGGCAAAGGCGGCGCGGATCTTGTCGCCGAGCGAGTTGCCGGGTGCCGCAGCAGCCGGCAGCTCCTTGTGAGTCGTGGTCATCTTGTCTGTCTCCACCGTTAGATTGGAAATGCTTGCCGGCGTGCCTTTATGGGATGGCATCCGCTCGGCTGTCGGCCAGGGCACGCGCCCTGCCCTCAATACCGGATCTGCGCAACCGCGCGCAGCGCTTCAGGTGTGGCCGTGCCGTAACCAAAGAACTCCAGGTAGGCCGGAATCATCTCGAACAGCATGTCGGTGCCCACCTGGACCTTGCAGCCGCGGGCCAGTGCGGCTTCGAGGAAGGGGGTGTATTCGTGCTTCATCACCACCTCGCCGACCATCGCGCCGGGGGCGATGCGCGCGACGTCGAACGGCAGCG
Protein-coding regions in this window:
- a CDS encoding porin: MQKRMIALLALGAGSLPALAQTSGGVTLYGLLDTTIRYSTHEDAAGHGRTQMTDGVLTGSRWGLRGTEDIGGGNKAWFILESGFAPDTGTSQQGGRLFGRTAVIGLDGGYGKLAIGRQYTLAHEVLSSYEAMAFANNSIVGYQGGNYTGLRYDNTVKYIKSFNGLQVAAAYTFGEVPGSIKSGSAAAGSLVYSSGPLEIGTVYQQTQNVTSAFFGAVPAALASKQTVWGLGGTWKAARAQYYLGYTNNRLDVADYRNNVGYVGTRFNITDALAFIGTLQYDWLRHAGQGGKRLTTAGMLDYNFSKRTDVYVEVDYTHLQGQWIALNSSPTFANSGNTYGNSSRIGVMAGVRHKF
- a CDS encoding MFS transporter, encoding MTTTHKELPAAAAPGNSLGDKIRAAFAFGKVRWGMLALVFFATTLNYIDRAALGVLQPVLAKAMSWTAQDYANINFWFQVGYAIGFALQGRFIDMVGVKRAFALAVLLWSIACGAHAFAASAVGFMICRFFLGLSEAANYPACVKTTRIWFPASERAIATGIFNAGTNVGAMLTPIMLPLILQAWGWQAAFIVIASLGAIWLAFWYARYHNPEQHPTVSATELAHITQDVEPPPHRIRYSQILRMRGTWAFALAYAITAPVFWFYLYWLPPFLNQQYQLGISVTQMGLPLIVIYLAADVGSVGGGALSSWLISRGMPAVRARLLSMLIFAACITSVVMAAGASSLWMAVAAISVAIGAHQAWTANIWSMVMDYTPKHVVSSVFGFGGMIGAIGGMFMTQLVGYVLTSTHNNYAVLFTMIPCAYFIALTWLFFLAPRKVPEVA